The following are encoded together in the Streptomyces sp. NBC_01465 genome:
- a CDS encoding alpha/beta fold hydrolase produces MPKFSAYDGTELAYHLKGEGPLLVCLPGGPLRASAYFGDLGGLTAHRQLVLLDLRGSGDSSAPDDPSSYRCDRLVDDVEALREHLGLDRIDLLAHSAAGDLALLYAARHPGRLNSLTLLTPVAQAAGIVITDQERRDAAELRRDEPWYAQARAALDKLLDGDDSPELYAAIRPFAYGRWDAAAQELAARSATERAGAEAAAQYWAEGAFDPPATAAALAAVDVPVLVLAGELDSEPGADRARELAALFPYGEVAVQRGAAHFPWLDDADAFVRTVTAFLDPEIRTLHANGVRFAHRTWGDPEAPPVVLLHCLGEDGTDWREVAGQLASDYRVHAFDLRGHGLSDWPGEYGLEAVRDDVLACLDALGLDRVTLIGHSLGGAAAQLVASLRPGLVARLVLEDPPPLLPADPPQVPFERPDDATGFDWEFKLQSIVYRNAPDPVWWDDLGRITAPTLVVAGGPQSHLPQDLLAEMAERIPDGHLVTIDAGHLVHAARPAEFLAALREFGI; encoded by the coding sequence ATGCCGAAGTTCAGCGCGTACGACGGGACCGAGCTCGCCTACCACCTCAAGGGTGAGGGCCCACTCCTGGTGTGCCTGCCGGGCGGTCCCCTGCGCGCCTCCGCCTACTTCGGCGACCTGGGCGGCCTCACCGCGCACCGGCAGCTGGTGCTCCTGGATCTGCGCGGCTCGGGCGACTCCTCGGCCCCGGACGACCCGTCGTCGTACCGCTGCGACCGTCTCGTCGACGACGTCGAGGCGCTGCGCGAGCATCTGGGGCTGGACCGGATCGATCTGCTCGCGCACTCCGCGGCCGGGGACCTCGCCCTGCTGTACGCGGCCCGCCACCCCGGCCGGCTGAACTCGCTCACGCTTCTCACCCCGGTCGCGCAGGCGGCCGGCATCGTGATCACCGACCAGGAGCGGCGCGATGCGGCGGAGCTGCGCCGCGACGAGCCCTGGTACGCCCAGGCGCGGGCCGCGCTCGACAAGCTCCTGGACGGGGACGACTCGCCGGAGCTCTACGCCGCCATCAGGCCCTTCGCGTACGGGAGATGGGACGCGGCGGCGCAGGAGCTGGCCGCGCGGTCGGCCACGGAACGGGCCGGGGCCGAGGCAGCGGCGCAGTACTGGGCGGAGGGTGCGTTCGACCCGCCGGCCACCGCGGCCGCCCTCGCGGCGGTGGACGTCCCGGTCCTGGTGCTCGCCGGTGAACTCGACTCGGAGCCGGGCGCCGACCGAGCACGGGAGCTGGCCGCGCTCTTCCCGTACGGCGAGGTGGCCGTCCAGCGCGGCGCGGCGCACTTCCCCTGGCTGGACGACGCGGACGCGTTCGTCCGTACGGTCACAGCCTTCCTCGACCCCGAGATCCGCACGCTTCACGCGAACGGGGTCCGCTTCGCCCACCGCACCTGGGGCGACCCCGAAGCGCCGCCCGTCGTCCTGCTCCACTGCCTCGGCGAGGATGGCACGGACTGGCGCGAGGTGGCCGGCCAGCTCGCGTCCGACTATCGCGTGCACGCCTTCGACCTGCGAGGACACGGACTCAGCGACTGGCCGGGGGAGTACGGTCTCGAAGCGGTGCGCGACGACGTACTGGCCTGCCTGGATGCCCTCGGCCTCGACCGTGTCACCCTGATCGGCCACTCGCTGGGCGGAGCGGCGGCCCAGCTCGTCGCCTCGCTCCGGCCCGGCCTGGTGGCGCGGCTGGTCCTGGAGGACCCGCCGCCGCTGCTTCCCGCGGACCCGCCCCAGGTGCCGTTCGAGCGGCCCGACGACGCGACGGGATTCGACTGGGAGTTCAAGCTCCAGTCGATCGTCTACCGCAACGCGCCCGACCCCGTGTGGTGGGACGACCTGGGCCGCATCACCGCGCCGACGCTCGTCGTGGCGGGCGGCCCGCAGAGCCATCTGCCGCAGGACCTCCTCGCCGAGATGGCCGAGCGCATCCCCGACGGTCACCTGGTCACCATCGACGCGGGGCACCTCGTCCACGCGGCGCGCCCCGCCGAATTCCTGGCCGCGCTGCGGGAGTTCGGCATCTGA
- a CDS encoding acyl-CoA synthetase, with amino-acid sequence MNQPPNGFWAQATADPDRTVLVAPDGEEWTAGRLHAAVNQLVHGLRAAGLERGDAFAVVLPNSVEFFTAYLAASQAGFYLVPVNHHFVGPEIAWIVADSGAKVLIAHERFAEAATHAADEAKLPASHRFAVGTLPGFRPYAQLLDGQPESAPADRTLGWVMNYTSGTTGRPRGIRRPLSGKLPEESYLGGFLGIFGVKPFDDNVHLVCSPLYHTAVLQFAGASLHIGHPVVLMDKWAPEEMLRVIDAHRCTHTHMVPTQFHRLLALPDATKERYDVSSMRHAIHGAAPCPDHVKRAMIDWWGTCVEEYYAASEGGGAFATAEDWLKKPGTVGKAWPISELAVFDDDGNRLPAGELGTVYMKMSTGGFSYHKDESKTKKNRIGDFFTVGDLGLLDEDGYLFLRDRKIDMIISGGVNIYPAEIESALLTHPAVADAAAFGIPHPEWGEEVKAVIEPAEGQLAGDALAAAILSHCEQQLAGYKRPKSVDFIETMPRDPNGKLYKRRLRDPYWEGRERAV; translated from the coding sequence ATGAACCAGCCTCCCAACGGATTCTGGGCGCAGGCCACCGCCGACCCCGACCGCACCGTTCTCGTCGCCCCCGACGGCGAGGAGTGGACGGCCGGACGTCTTCACGCGGCGGTCAACCAACTCGTCCACGGACTGCGCGCCGCAGGTCTGGAGCGCGGCGACGCCTTCGCCGTCGTCCTGCCCAACAGCGTCGAATTCTTCACCGCCTACCTCGCCGCCTCCCAGGCCGGCTTCTATCTCGTCCCGGTCAACCACCACTTCGTCGGCCCCGAGATCGCCTGGATCGTCGCCGACTCGGGCGCCAAGGTCCTCATCGCCCACGAGCGCTTCGCGGAGGCGGCCACCCACGCGGCCGACGAGGCGAAACTCCCTGCGAGCCACCGCTTCGCCGTGGGGACGCTGCCCGGCTTCCGCCCGTACGCCCAACTCCTCGACGGACAGCCCGAGTCCGCGCCCGCCGACCGCACCCTCGGCTGGGTCATGAACTACACCTCGGGCACCACGGGCCGCCCGCGCGGCATCCGCCGCCCGCTCTCCGGCAAGCTCCCCGAGGAGTCCTACCTCGGCGGCTTCCTCGGGATCTTCGGGGTAAAACCCTTCGACGACAACGTCCACCTGGTCTGCTCCCCGCTCTACCACACGGCCGTCCTGCAGTTCGCGGGTGCGTCCCTGCACATCGGCCACCCGGTCGTCCTGATGGACAAGTGGGCGCCGGAGGAGATGCTGCGCGTCATCGACGCCCACCGCTGCACGCACACGCACATGGTCCCGACCCAGTTCCACCGCCTCCTCGCGCTGCCCGACGCGACCAAGGAGCGGTACGACGTCTCCTCGATGCGGCACGCCATCCACGGTGCCGCGCCCTGCCCCGACCACGTCAAGCGGGCGATGATCGACTGGTGGGGGACCTGCGTCGAGGAGTACTACGCGGCCAGCGAGGGCGGCGGCGCCTTCGCGACCGCCGAGGACTGGCTGAAGAAGCCCGGGACCGTCGGCAAGGCCTGGCCCATCAGCGAACTCGCCGTCTTCGACGACGACGGCAACCGTCTGCCGGCGGGGGAGCTCGGCACCGTCTACATGAAGATGTCCACGGGTGGCTTCAGCTACCACAAGGACGAGTCCAAGACGAAGAAGAACCGGATCGGCGACTTCTTCACCGTCGGCGACCTCGGCCTGCTCGACGAGGACGGCTATCTCTTCCTCCGCGACCGCAAGATCGACATGATCATCTCGGGCGGGGTCAACATCTACCCCGCCGAGATCGAGTCCGCCCTGCTCACCCACCCCGCCGTCGCGGACGCCGCCGCCTTCGGCATTCCGCACCCGGAGTGGGGCGAGGAGGTCAAGGCGGTCATCGAACCCGCCGAGGGCCAGCTGGCAGGGGACGCGCTCGCCGCCGCGATCCTCTCCCACTGCGAACAGCAGCTGGCGGGCTACAAGCGCCCCAAGAGCGTGGACTTCATCGAGACGATGCCGCGCGACCCCAATGGCAAGCTCTACAAGCGCCGGCTGCGCGACCCGTACTGGGAGGGCCGCGAGCGGGCCGTATAG
- a CDS encoding acyl-CoA synthetase: MEYNLADLFESVVDVVPDREALVYIDHPGTGAERRLTYAQLDTAANRIAHHLVESGIRPGEHLGLHLYNGIEYLQTVLACLKARIVPVNVNYRYVEEELVYLYNDADLVALVFDAEFTERVAAALPQTAKLRHLLRVGAAPEGVTEPSIAPVAYADAEAAGSDARGFGPRSPDDQFIIYTGGTTGMPKGVMWRQEDLFFAGLFGGEPSGEPVKRPEELAERVAKGGAGITFFPTPPLMHGTSTLTSFVAFNYGQRIVIHRKYAPEEVLRTIAKEKVSSVSLVGDAMLRPLVDALHGPLKGTDLSSLFSVSSSGAIMSDTVRAQFQALAPNVMLLNNFGSSESGSNGKATADSGPEKGFRLEVNERTQVVDVVTHEPVAVGEPGRLAQRGHVPLGYYNDPAKTAETFFQKGEERWVLLGDMATVDEDGIVTVLGRGSQCINTGGEKVYPEEVEQALKSHPDVYDALVAGVPDAKWGNHVAAVVQVREGAPQPSLDEIQTHCRTRLAGYKIPRQLVITQEIQRSPSGKADYRWARTVAADAEG; encoded by the coding sequence GTGGAGTACAACCTTGCCGACCTTTTCGAGTCGGTCGTCGACGTGGTCCCCGACCGCGAGGCGCTCGTGTACATCGACCATCCCGGTACGGGCGCGGAGCGCCGGCTCACCTACGCACAGCTGGACACGGCGGCCAACCGGATCGCCCACCACCTGGTCGAGAGCGGGATACGGCCCGGCGAACACCTGGGCCTGCATCTCTACAACGGCATCGAGTACCTGCAGACCGTCCTCGCCTGCCTCAAGGCGCGCATCGTCCCGGTCAACGTCAACTACCGCTACGTCGAAGAAGAGTTGGTCTACCTCTACAACGACGCGGATCTCGTGGCCCTCGTCTTCGACGCGGAGTTCACCGAGCGGGTCGCGGCCGCACTGCCGCAGACGGCGAAGCTCCGCCATCTCCTGCGGGTGGGAGCGGCTCCCGAGGGCGTCACCGAGCCCTCGATCGCACCGGTCGCGTACGCCGACGCCGAGGCGGCGGGATCGGACGCGCGCGGCTTCGGACCGCGCTCGCCCGACGACCAGTTCATCATCTACACCGGCGGCACCACGGGGATGCCCAAGGGTGTCATGTGGCGCCAGGAGGACCTGTTCTTCGCCGGGCTCTTCGGCGGCGAACCGTCGGGCGAGCCGGTGAAGCGCCCCGAGGAGCTGGCCGAGCGGGTCGCCAAGGGCGGCGCCGGGATCACCTTCTTCCCCACGCCCCCGCTGATGCACGGCACCTCGACCCTGACCTCGTTCGTCGCCTTCAACTACGGGCAGAGGATCGTCATCCACCGCAAGTACGCGCCCGAAGAGGTGCTCCGTACGATCGCGAAGGAGAAGGTGTCGAGTGTGTCGCTGGTGGGCGACGCGATGCTCAGGCCCCTCGTCGACGCGCTGCACGGACCACTGAAGGGAACGGACCTCTCCTCCCTGTTCAGCGTCTCCTCGTCCGGCGCGATCATGTCCGACACCGTGCGCGCCCAGTTCCAGGCGCTCGCCCCCAATGTGATGCTCCTCAACAACTTCGGGTCCTCGGAGTCGGGTTCCAACGGCAAGGCCACCGCGGACTCGGGCCCCGAGAAGGGCTTCCGCCTCGAGGTCAACGAGCGCACCCAGGTGGTCGACGTCGTGACGCACGAGCCCGTCGCCGTGGGCGAGCCGGGGCGGCTCGCGCAGCGCGGTCACGTACCCCTCGGCTACTACAACGACCCCGCGAAGACCGCCGAGACCTTCTTCCAGAAGGGCGAGGAACGGTGGGTGCTGCTCGGCGACATGGCCACCGTCGACGAGGACGGCATCGTCACCGTGCTCGGCCGCGGCTCCCAGTGCATCAACACCGGTGGCGAGAAGGTGTATCCGGAGGAGGTCGAGCAGGCGCTGAAGTCGCATCCCGATGTGTACGACGCGCTCGTCGCCGGGGTCCCGGACGCCAAGTGGGGCAACCATGTGGCGGCGGTCGTGCAGGTGCGCGAGGGCGCGCCGCAGCCGTCCCTGGACGAGATCCAGACGCACTGCCGCACCCGGCTCGCGGGCTACAAGATCCCGCGCCAGCTGGTGATCACGCAGGAGATCCAGCGCTCGCCGAGCGGCAAGGCGGACTACCGGTGGGCGCGTACGGTCGCGGCGGACGCGGAGGGCTGA
- a CDS encoding nitronate monooxygenase, translating into METELSKKLGIEHAIFGFTPFPAVAAAITRAGGFGVLGAVRYTAPDDLKRDLDWMQEHTDGLPYGLDVVMPAKKVEGVTEAQVEAMIPEGHRQFVQETLAKYEVPSLAEGEASGWRITGWMEQVARNQLDVAFDYPIKLLANALGSPPADVIERAHRNNVLVAALAGSAKHARHHADAGIDIVVAQGYEAGGHTGEIASMVLTPEVVDAVGPLPVLAAGGIGSGEQIAAGIALGAQGVWLGSLWLTTTEAEMHSRALTAKLLAAGSGDTVRSRALTGKPARQLRTEWTDAWDDPSGPGTLPMPLQGLLVAEAVSRIQKYEVAPLLGTPVGQIVGRMNSERSVQAVFDDLTRGFERAVTRINRIAGRSQ; encoded by the coding sequence ATGGAGACGGAGCTGAGCAAGAAACTGGGGATCGAGCACGCCATCTTCGGCTTCACGCCCTTCCCGGCGGTCGCCGCGGCCATCACCAGAGCCGGCGGATTCGGTGTGCTCGGAGCGGTCCGCTACACCGCCCCCGACGATCTGAAACGCGACCTCGACTGGATGCAGGAGCACACGGACGGACTGCCGTACGGCCTCGATGTCGTCATGCCGGCCAAGAAGGTCGAGGGCGTGACCGAGGCCCAGGTCGAGGCGATGATCCCCGAAGGGCACCGCCAGTTCGTCCAGGAGACCCTCGCCAAGTACGAGGTCCCCTCACTCGCGGAGGGCGAGGCATCGGGCTGGCGCATCACGGGGTGGATGGAGCAGGTCGCCCGCAACCAGCTCGACGTCGCCTTCGACTACCCGATCAAACTGCTCGCCAACGCGCTCGGTTCGCCGCCCGCCGACGTCATCGAGCGCGCCCACCGCAACAACGTGCTGGTCGCCGCCCTCGCCGGTAGCGCCAAGCACGCCAGGCACCACGCCGACGCGGGCATCGACATCGTCGTCGCCCAGGGGTACGAGGCCGGCGGCCACACCGGCGAGATCGCCTCCATGGTCCTCACTCCCGAAGTAGTCGACGCGGTCGGCCCGTTGCCCGTACTGGCCGCGGGCGGCATCGGCAGCGGCGAGCAGATCGCCGCCGGAATAGCCCTCGGCGCCCAGGGCGTCTGGCTAGGCTCGCTCTGGCTCACCACCACCGAGGCCGAGATGCACTCCCGCGCCCTCACCGCCAAACTCCTCGCCGCAGGCTCCGGCGACACCGTCCGCTCGCGCGCGCTGACCGGCAAGCCCGCCCGCCAGCTCCGCACCGAGTGGACGGACGCCTGGGACGATCCGTCAGGGCCAGGCACCCTGCCCATGCCGCTGCAGGGACTCCTCGTGGCCGAGGCGGTCTCTCGCATTCAGAAGTACGAAGTCGCCCCGCTTCTCGGTACCCCGGTCGGCCAGATCGTCGGCCGGATGAACTCCGAACGCAGCGTCCAGGCGGTCTTCGACGACCTGACCCGCGGCTTCGAACGCGCGGTGACCCGCATCAACCGCATCGCCGGAAGGAGCCAGTGA
- the paaK gene encoding phenylacetate--CoA ligase PaaK, whose product MEPLLDAVERLSREELESLQIERLRTSLQHAYDHVAFYRDAFDKAGVRPDDCRTLADLARFPFTVKADLRDNYPFGMFAVPQSDVRRIHASSGTTGRPTVVGYTERDIDTWADVVARSIRAAGGRPGDKVHVAYGYGLFTGGLGAHYGAERLGCTVIPASGGMTVRQVQLIQDFRPEIIMVTPTYMLTLLDEFERQGIDPRTTSLKVGIFGAEPWTEAMRTEIEERFAIDAVDIYGLSEVMGPGVAQECVETKDGLHIWEDHFYPEIVDPLTGEVLPGGERGELVFTSLTKEAMPVIRYRTRDLTRLLPGTARAFRRMEKITGRSDDLVIVRGVNLFPTQVEEIVLRTPALSPHFQLRLTREGRMDELTVRAEARPEATTDEREAAARSVAAAVKESIGVTASVDVVDPETLERSVGKFRRIVDLRNGPAARA is encoded by the coding sequence ATGGAACCTCTGCTGGACGCGGTGGAACGGCTGAGCCGCGAGGAGCTCGAGTCGCTCCAGATCGAGCGGCTGCGCACCTCGTTGCAGCATGCGTACGACCACGTCGCCTTCTACCGCGACGCCTTCGACAAGGCGGGAGTGCGCCCCGACGACTGCCGTACGCTCGCCGATCTCGCACGGTTCCCGTTCACCGTGAAGGCCGATCTGCGCGACAACTACCCCTTCGGGATGTTCGCCGTACCGCAGAGCGACGTCCGCCGGATCCACGCCTCCAGCGGGACCACGGGACGTCCGACCGTCGTCGGCTACACCGAGCGCGACATCGACACCTGGGCGGACGTCGTCGCCCGTTCCATCCGCGCGGCGGGCGGACGGCCCGGCGACAAGGTCCATGTGGCGTACGGGTACGGGCTGTTCACCGGCGGGCTCGGGGCGCACTACGGGGCGGAGCGGCTCGGGTGCACCGTCATCCCCGCCTCCGGCGGTATGACGGTGCGCCAGGTGCAGTTGATCCAGGACTTCAGGCCCGAGATCATCATGGTCACGCCGACGTACATGCTCACGCTGCTCGACGAGTTCGAACGCCAGGGCATCGACCCCCGTACGACCTCCCTCAAGGTGGGCATCTTCGGCGCGGAGCCGTGGACCGAGGCGATGCGCACGGAGATCGAGGAGCGCTTCGCCATCGACGCCGTGGACATCTACGGGCTCTCCGAGGTGATGGGCCCGGGCGTCGCCCAGGAGTGCGTGGAGACGAAGGACGGGCTGCACATCTGGGAGGACCACTTCTACCCGGAGATCGTCGATCCGCTGACGGGCGAGGTGCTGCCGGGCGGGGAGCGGGGCGAGCTGGTGTTCACCTCGCTCACCAAGGAGGCCATGCCCGTGATCCGTTACCGGACAAGGGACTTGACGCGGCTGCTCCCGGGCACGGCGCGCGCGTTCCGGCGGATGGAGAAGATCACCGGGCGCAGCGACGACCTGGTGATCGTGCGCGGGGTGAACCTCTTCCCCACACAGGTCGAGGAGATCGTGCTGCGCACGCCCGCGCTCTCCCCGCACTTCCAACTGCGCCTCACGCGCGAGGGCCGGATGGACGAACTGACCGTACGGGCCGAGGCGCGGCCCGAGGCCACCACCGACGAGCGGGAGGCGGCGGCCCGCTCGGTCGCCGCGGCCGTGAAGGAGTCGATCGGGGTCACGGCCTCGGTCGACGTGGTCGACCCCGAGACCCTGGAGCGGTCCGTGGGCAAGTTCAGGCGGATCGTGGACCTGCGAAACGGTCCCGCAGCTCGCGCTTGA
- a CDS encoding calcium:proton antiporter, whose protein sequence is MSTGTGTASLTRQWTTWVPVLAVIALVFAWGRDLPAVAVVLVSLCLAGAVMAAVHHAEVIAHKVGEPFGSLVLAVAVTVIEVALIVTLMADGGSKYSSLARDTVFAAVMITCNGIVGLSLLVGALRSGVAVFNPEGSGTLLACVATLATLTLVLPTFTTTKPGPEFTGPQLAFAAVASLCVYGLFVAVQTVRHRDYFLPVTQEGEIQDPDEHAEPPTKGAALASLALLLIALIAVVGNAKAVSPTIERGVESAGLPHAVVGVIIALLVLAPETLAAVRAARRERVQTSINLGFGSAMASIGLTIPAIALATIWLSGPLTMGLDATHMVLLALTVVVGALTVVPGRATLVQGGVHLAIFASFVFFAVSP, encoded by the coding sequence ATGAGTACGGGCACCGGCACGGCATCGCTGACACGGCAGTGGACCACCTGGGTGCCGGTCCTGGCGGTGATCGCACTCGTCTTCGCGTGGGGCCGCGACCTGCCGGCCGTCGCCGTCGTCCTGGTCTCGCTCTGCCTGGCGGGCGCCGTGATGGCCGCCGTCCACCACGCCGAGGTGATCGCCCACAAGGTCGGTGAACCCTTCGGCTCACTGGTCCTCGCCGTCGCCGTCACGGTCATCGAGGTGGCGCTCATCGTCACTCTGATGGCCGACGGCGGATCCAAGTACTCCTCGCTCGCCCGCGACACCGTCTTCGCCGCCGTCATGATCACCTGCAACGGCATTGTCGGCCTCTCGCTCCTGGTGGGCGCGCTGCGCAGTGGGGTGGCGGTCTTCAACCCCGAGGGATCGGGCACACTGCTCGCCTGTGTCGCGACCCTCGCCACGCTCACGCTCGTCCTGCCGACGTTCACGACCACCAAGCCGGGACCGGAGTTCACCGGCCCCCAGCTCGCCTTCGCGGCGGTCGCCTCGCTCTGTGTGTACGGGCTGTTCGTCGCCGTACAGACCGTGCGCCACCGCGACTACTTCCTCCCGGTCACGCAGGAGGGCGAGATCCAGGATCCCGACGAGCACGCCGAGCCGCCCACCAAGGGCGCCGCCCTCGCCAGCCTCGCCCTGCTCTTGATCGCGCTCATCGCCGTCGTCGGCAACGCCAAGGCGGTCTCCCCGACGATCGAGCGGGGCGTCGAGTCGGCCGGACTGCCCCACGCGGTCGTCGGCGTCATCATCGCCCTGCTCGTCCTGGCGCCCGAAACCCTTGCCGCGGTACGGGCGGCCCGCCGCGAACGCGTCCAGACCAGCATCAACCTCGGTTTCGGCTCGGCGATGGCGAGCATCGGACTCACGATCCCCGCCATCGCCCTGGCCACCATCTGGCTCTCCGGGCCCCTCACGATGGGCCTCGACGCCACGCACATGGTGCTGCTCGCGCTCACCGTCGTGGTCGGCGCTCTGACGGTCGTGCCGGGCCGGGCCACCCTCGTGCAGGGCGGCGTGCACCTGGCGATCTTCGCCTCGTTCGTGTTCTTCGCCGTCAGCCCCTGA
- a CDS encoding acyl-CoA synthetase, producing MTGVRSSTVDSVLRRSARRNPARTALRYADRSWTYAALDEAVTTAAAVLTDGHGLRPGDRVASYGHNSDAYLIGFLACARAGLVHVPVNQNLTGDDLAYIVGQSGSTLVLSDPDLAGRLPAGCAVRLLRDAEGSLLAELSTPRDFTAVVEPGAEDLVQLLYTSGTTALPKGAMMTNRALVHEYVSAITALDLRESDRPVHSLPLYHSAQMHVFLLPYLAVGAENTLLDAPDATQIFDLVESGRADSLFAPPTVWIGLSLRPDFASRDLTGLRKAYYGASIMPVPVLERLREHLPSLAFYNCFGQSEIGPLATVLGPDEHEGRMDSCGRPVLFVEAKVVDESGKDAPDGTAGEVVYRSPQLCEGYWDKPQETEEAFRDGWFHSGDLAVRDSEGYFTVVDRVKDVINSGGVLVASRQVEDALYTHPAVAEVAVIGLPDPRWIEAVTAVVVTGETVTEQQLLDHAREKLAHFKAPKRILFVDELPRNASGKILKRELRDRFAGPRSA from the coding sequence ATGACAGGCGTACGCAGCAGCACCGTCGACTCCGTCCTGCGCCGCAGCGCGCGCCGCAACCCCGCGCGCACCGCCCTGCGGTACGCGGACCGCTCCTGGACGTACGCCGCCCTCGACGAGGCGGTCACCACCGCGGCGGCGGTCCTCACCGACGGGCACGGGCTGCGCCCGGGCGACCGGGTCGCCTCCTACGGCCACAACTCCGACGCGTACCTGATCGGCTTCCTCGCCTGCGCACGGGCGGGTCTCGTCCACGTCCCCGTGAACCAGAACCTCACCGGCGACGACCTGGCGTACATCGTCGGCCAGTCGGGCAGCACCCTGGTCCTCAGCGACCCCGACCTCGCCGGGCGCCTTCCCGCCGGATGCGCCGTACGGCTCCTGCGCGACGCCGAGGGCTCGCTGCTGGCGGAGCTGTCGACACCCCGGGACTTCACCGCGGTCGTCGAACCCGGAGCCGAAGACCTGGTGCAACTGCTCTACACCTCGGGCACCACGGCGCTGCCGAAGGGCGCCATGATGACCAACCGGGCCCTGGTCCACGAGTACGTCAGTGCCATCACGGCCCTCGACCTGCGCGAGAGCGACCGCCCCGTCCACTCCCTGCCGCTCTACCACTCCGCCCAGATGCATGTCTTCCTGCTGCCCTACCTGGCCGTCGGCGCGGAGAACACCCTCCTCGACGCGCCCGACGCCACCCAGATCTTCGACCTCGTCGAGTCGGGCCGCGCCGACAGCCTCTTCGCACCGCCCACCGTCTGGATCGGCCTGTCGCTCCGCCCCGACTTCGCGAGCCGCGATCTGACGGGTCTGCGCAAGGCGTACTACGGGGCGTCGATCATGCCCGTACCGGTACTGGAGCGTCTGCGCGAACACCTGCCGTCGCTCGCCTTCTACAACTGCTTCGGGCAGAGCGAGATCGGCCCGCTCGCCACCGTCCTCGGACCCGACGAGCACGAGGGCCGGATGGACTCCTGCGGGCGCCCCGTCCTGTTCGTCGAGGCGAAGGTCGTCGACGAGAGCGGGAAGGACGCACCCGACGGAACGGCCGGCGAAGTGGTCTACCGCTCGCCGCAGTTGTGCGAGGGCTACTGGGACAAGCCGCAGGAGACGGAGGAAGCCTTCCGCGACGGCTGGTTCCACTCCGGCGACCTCGCGGTCCGTGACAGCGAGGGGTACTTCACCGTCGTCGACCGGGTGAAGGACGTCATCAACTCCGGGGGAGTGCTGGTCGCGTCCCGCCAGGTCGAGGACGCGCTCTACACCCATCCCGCGGTCGCGGAAGTCGCGGTGATCGGACTGCCCGACCCCCGGTGGATCGAGGCCGTCACCGCCGTCGTGGTCACCGGCGAGACCGTCACCGAGCAGCAACTCCTCGACCACGCACGCGAGAAGCTCGCCCACTTCAAGGCCCCGAAGCGGATCCTGTTCGTGGACGAGCTGCCGCGCAACGCGAGCGGAAAGATCCTCAAGCGCGAGCTGCGGGACCGTTTCGCAGGTCCACGATCCGCCTGA